From Neobacillus sp. PS2-9, the proteins below share one genomic window:
- a CDS encoding SgcJ/EcaC family oxidoreductase — protein sequence MDQSVSMEVQAIYQQLLDAWNNRHARGMADLFTEDGESIGFDGSISKGREEIYAHLKPIFDHHPTARFISKVKDVRFLSADIAILRAIAGMVPPQQTTINPKVNTHHTLVVVKKAGDWHIQLFQNTPAQFHGRPELVEQMTEELSQIVK from the coding sequence ATGGATCAATCTGTTTCAATGGAAGTCCAAGCAATCTATCAGCAGCTTTTAGATGCATGGAATAATCGTCATGCTCGTGGAATGGCAGATTTATTTACGGAGGATGGAGAAAGCATTGGATTTGATGGAAGCATATCGAAGGGGAGAGAGGAAATTTATGCCCACCTTAAGCCTATCTTTGATCACCATCCAACAGCACGATTTATTAGCAAGGTTAAGGATGTGCGTTTTTTGAGTGCGGACATAGCCATTTTGCGTGCCATTGCTGGTATGGTGCCTCCTCAGCAGACCACCATTAACCCTAAAGTAAACACACACCACACTCTCGTTGTTGTAAAAAAGGCGGGGGATTGGCATATTCAATTGTTTCAAAATACTCCTGCTCAATTTCACGGGAGACCCGAGCTAGTGGAGCAAATGACCGAGGAATTAAGTCAGATAGTAAAGTAA